The genome window CTTATATCCGCCCAGCTTTCACCGCCATCAGTAGACTCGAAAAGCCCTTGAAAAACGCTGCCGGCATATATATGATCCGAATCATCGGGATGAAAACACAGATCGTTTACATAAGCGTTGGATACATAAGGCAGACTATTTGTTGCTGACCAACTGTTGCCTCTATCGGTGGAGATGAATATATTGTTGACGGCATCCGAGACCGCCATGATATTTGGATCATCAGGAAAAATATCGATGTCGACATAATACATATCAGTCGGCAAGCCATCTGTTATTAATTCCCAGGTTTCGCCTATATCATCGGAGTAATATAAACCATTAGAGGAGCATAGAAATATCCTTCTCGACATATCTTCAAAATAGGCAATTCGAATAGTTAAATAGCTTGTTTCTCCAATCAAACCGTTATTAAAAAAATTCCAGCTTTCGCCATAATCTGTTGAGCGAAAAAAACCGGCGTCATCAACATGAGGCCAAATAGTATGATGTATTGACAAATATACATTTTCCGGCAGATACTTATCATAAGCGACATAGTCAATCCCCAGATGACCTAAACCCCCTGTACTAACATAATCCCAAGATTGGCCGCTATCTGTTGTTTTAAAAAGACCATTAGCGGCGGCATCATAAGCTGATGATGAGTTATGATAATCTAAAGCTAAACTATTAAACCATGAAGAACATATATTATTACTAATCTTTTGCCAACCCTCACCGTTATTCGTGCTTTTGTAAATACCATCTTTATAAGTTCCAAGATATAATATACCGCTGGAAGTATCAATTTTAATAGAGGCAATTCTATTGATATTTAATCCGTTGTTTATACTATGCCAGCTATTTCCCCCATCGGTACTTTTAAAAACGCCATCCTGATATGATGCAGCGTAAACTTCATTATGATTGAAAGGAGAAACTACAAGAGCAAGGATAGCCGGATAACTTAACGGCATAGGCGAGATATCGAACCAATTTTGACCACCATTTGTAGATTTTAATAAACAACTGCTGTCGTCAAGATAAAAAGAATTATCTTTAGCAAGATAAACAATATTCGTATCAACCGGATCAACTATAATATCCATACCGAAACCTGTAGTATCGATATTGTTTTGGATATTGGTCCATGACCAACCTCTATCGGTACTTTTCCAGACACCCTCATTCATTACCATACAGCCTGCAACTAAGTAGATTATATCAGGATTGCTTGGATTAACTGCCAGCGCTTCTATACCTGCATTTTGCGGAATATCATTTAGCGCGAACCACCAATGACCGCTATTTGTAGACATCCATTGGTCCCACCCTCCGGCAAATAGAAG of Candidatus Zixiibacteriota bacterium contains these proteins:
- a CDS encoding T9SS type A sorting domain-containing protein produces the protein SCMRVIAIHPFAPDTIYIASTVGMFKSSDAGNSWMFLTPPHAQNEIRALIIHPVENNLLFAGGWDQWMSTNSGHWWFALNDIPQNAGIEALAVNPSNPDIIYLVAGCMVMNEGVWKSTDRGWSWTNIQNNIDTTGFGMDIIVDPVDTNIVYLAKDNSFYLDDSSCLLKSTNGGQNWFDISPMPLSYPAILALVVSPFNHNEVYAASYQDGVFKSTDGGNSWHSINNGLNINRIASIKIDTSSGILYLGTYKDGIYKSTNNGEGWQKISNNICSSWFNSLALDYHNSSSAYDAAANGLFKTTDSGQSWDYVSTGGLGHLGIDYVAYDKYLPENVYLSIHHTIWPHVDDAGFFRSTDYGESWNFFNNGLIGETSYLTIRIAYFEDMSRRIFLCSSNGLYYSDDIGETWELITDGLPTDMYYVDIDIFPDDPNIMAVSDAVNNIFISTDRGNSWSATNSLPYVSNAYVNDLCFHPDDSDHIYAGSVFQGLFESTDGGESWADISNDLPLEPEHPVVSGITINPLNPQNMFVASSHYGIFQSHNCGQNWESFNIGMDTTIYSGEMMFALGDTTTLFFASSMRSVWSITRTGTGIASNNSPLPARLSLSNYPNPFNSRTVIDYNIAYTGKATLTIYDMLGRKVETLVNCVMPPGSHQAVWQADNQPSGVYFYKLQTGDDKQTQKMLLLR